In the Kribbella sp. NBC_00482 genome, one interval contains:
- a CDS encoding universal stress protein produces MSAELPVLVGIDGSRDGLIALAWATAYAELHQAPLHAVYVLDNEREAGGGPPSMRSDDGTEVLGDALDELGRLGFRDASLEVRHGHPAQVLLELAEQSIALVVGRRGMGGFAELVLGSTSQTCTALATEVPLIIVPDTWDPAEPPHQRIVVGIDGSVDSQDALRFAFELAAATGAEILGVHAIEVRQTYPDPNNWFDPARQPWIETSDELLTQALEGWTAKYPDVTVQHRGVADHPVLVLARESQDADLVVVGGLGRTAFSELRMGSVARGLLHHSHCPVAVVHHPEP; encoded by the coding sequence ATGTCCGCAGAACTGCCGGTACTGGTCGGAATCGACGGATCACGCGACGGCCTGATCGCACTGGCCTGGGCAACGGCGTACGCCGAACTGCACCAGGCACCGCTGCACGCCGTGTACGTCCTCGACAACGAACGCGAAGCCGGCGGCGGCCCGCCATCCATGCGATCCGACGACGGCACCGAGGTCCTCGGCGACGCCCTGGACGAGCTCGGTCGTCTCGGATTCCGCGACGCGTCGCTCGAGGTCCGCCACGGCCATCCGGCACAGGTCCTCCTCGAGCTCGCCGAACAGTCCATTGCCCTGGTCGTCGGCCGGCGCGGGATGGGCGGCTTCGCCGAACTCGTACTCGGCTCCACCTCCCAGACCTGCACAGCGCTGGCCACAGAGGTCCCCCTGATCATCGTCCCCGACACCTGGGACCCCGCGGAACCCCCGCACCAGCGGATCGTCGTCGGCATCGACGGCTCGGTGGACAGTCAGGACGCCCTCCGCTTCGCCTTCGAACTGGCGGCCGCGACCGGCGCGGAGATTCTCGGCGTCCACGCGATCGAGGTCCGGCAGACCTACCCGGATCCCAACAACTGGTTCGACCCGGCCAGGCAGCCGTGGATCGAGACCTCCGACGAGCTACTCACACAGGCCCTCGAAGGCTGGACCGCGAAGTACCCGGATGTCACTGTCCAGCACCGCGGCGTCGCCGATCACCCGGTCCTCGTCCTGGCCCGCGAGTCCCAGGACGCGGACCTCGTGGTGGTCGGCGGCCTCGGCCGTACGGCGTTCTCCGAACTGCGGATGGGCTCCGTGGCCCGCGGTCTGCTCCACCACTCGCACTGCCCGGTCGCCGTCGTACACCACCCGGAGCCCTGA
- a CDS encoding DUF2231 domain-containing protein — translation MQTVNGLPAHVLLVHAIVVLLPLAAALLALTALWPQARRRLAGPNAILSVLVVVLVPITTSAGEWLEGRVSPNPLIHRHAELGDTAIYAAVGVAALAVILWWRQRESAGRTPAKRTFLAPASKALTATLTVVAILVSGAAVYDVVRIGDSGAKASWSNWAARR, via the coding sequence ATGCAGACTGTCAACGGTCTCCCCGCCCACGTGCTGCTCGTGCACGCCATCGTCGTCCTGCTCCCGCTCGCAGCAGCCCTCCTGGCGCTCACCGCGTTGTGGCCGCAGGCGAGGCGCCGGCTGGCCGGTCCGAACGCGATCCTGTCGGTGCTGGTCGTCGTACTGGTGCCGATCACGACGAGCGCCGGCGAGTGGCTGGAGGGTCGTGTCTCACCGAACCCGCTGATCCACCGGCACGCCGAGCTCGGAGACACTGCCATCTACGCGGCCGTCGGGGTCGCCGCCCTGGCGGTGATCCTGTGGTGGCGGCAGCGTGAGAGCGCCGGGCGGACGCCCGCGAAGCGCACGTTCCTCGCTCCTGCCTCGAAGGCCCTCACCGCGACGTTGACCGTGGTCGCCATCCTGGTTTCGGGTGCCGCCGTGTACGACGTGGTCCGAATCGGAGACTCCGGAGCCAAGGCCAGCTGGAGCAACTGGGCCGCCCGCCGCTGA
- a CDS encoding zinc-dependent alcohol dehydrogenase family protein, whose product MRALVYNGPGQRSWREVPDPVIQDPEDAIVRVDAVTICGTDLHILKGDVPTVQPGRILGHEAVGTITAVGTGVRGVAVGDRVLISCITACGRCEYCRQGHYGQCLGGGGWILGHLIDGTQAEQVRVPFADRSVYKLPDNVSNEEAVLLADILPTSYEVGVLNGKVSPGDTVVIVGAGPIGLAALATSKLFTPSRVIVVDAADSRRKAALERGADLAIGPDEDVEEKVRELTGGLGADVAIEAVGIPETFELCTRVVRPGGTVANVGVHGAPATLHLEDLWIKNVTITTGLVDTYSTPRLLSMLAAGRLQLPGLITHRFGLDEMQDAYDVFSSPATTGALKVALFGEQGF is encoded by the coding sequence ATGAGGGCATTGGTCTACAACGGTCCGGGTCAGCGGAGCTGGCGCGAGGTGCCGGACCCGGTGATCCAGGATCCTGAGGATGCGATCGTGCGCGTCGACGCGGTGACGATCTGCGGCACCGATCTGCACATCCTGAAAGGTGATGTGCCGACGGTTCAGCCGGGACGGATTCTCGGGCATGAGGCGGTCGGCACGATTACGGCCGTCGGCACGGGTGTCCGGGGCGTCGCGGTCGGTGACCGGGTGCTGATTTCGTGCATCACGGCCTGTGGCCGGTGCGAGTACTGCAGGCAGGGTCATTACGGTCAGTGCCTCGGGGGAGGCGGCTGGATCCTCGGTCACTTGATCGACGGCACCCAGGCCGAGCAGGTGCGCGTGCCGTTCGCGGATCGGTCGGTGTACAAGTTGCCGGACAACGTCAGTAATGAGGAGGCGGTGCTGCTGGCCGACATCCTGCCGACGTCGTACGAGGTCGGCGTACTCAACGGCAAGGTCTCTCCGGGCGACACCGTGGTGATCGTCGGCGCGGGGCCGATCGGGCTGGCAGCGCTGGCGACCAGCAAGCTGTTCACCCCGTCGCGGGTCATCGTCGTCGACGCAGCGGACTCACGGCGTAAGGCGGCCCTCGAGCGTGGTGCGGATCTGGCGATCGGGCCGGACGAGGACGTCGAGGAGAAGGTCCGCGAGCTGACCGGCGGCCTTGGCGCCGACGTGGCGATCGAGGCGGTCGGCATACCGGAGACGTTCGAGCTGTGCACCCGCGTCGTCCGCCCGGGCGGCACGGTCGCGAACGTCGGTGTGCATGGCGCGCCGGCGACGCTGCACCTGGAAGACCTGTGGATCAAGAACGTCACCATCACCACCGGTCTGGTCGACACCTACTCCACACCGCGGTTGCTGTCGATGCTGGCGGCCGGCCGGTTGCAGCTGCCCGGTCTGATCACGCACCGCTTCGGCCTCGACGAGATGCAGGACGCGTACGACGTGTTCTCGTCGCCGGCCACGACCGGAGCGCTGAAGGTCGCACTGTTCGGCGAGCAAGGGTTCTGA
- a CDS encoding ABC transporter ATP-binding protein gives MDHVIRTRNLTKRFGHRTALESLDLDVPPGVVLGYLGPNGAGKTTTIRLLAGLIRPTSGSAIVFGFDASDQYDALQRRIGYLPGDFVAYPDLTGAQYLDYFAHLYGGVERTRIDLLAKRFDLDLDVRIGALSRGNRQKVGIVQAFMHDPELLILDEPTTGLDPLMQREFRELLRETRDAGRTVFLSSHVLSEVEAVADTVAILRAGRLVTVQSVQALRDRARRRLDLTFATTPPTDLVRAVAGVEQVSIDGRVAHVVVTGSTAELIKTVAAYGVTNVVSHEADLEAAFLDYYDGQE, from the coding sequence ATGGACCACGTCATCAGAACCCGCAACCTCACCAAACGGTTCGGTCACCGGACCGCGCTCGAGAGTCTCGATCTCGACGTACCCCCGGGGGTCGTTCTCGGATATCTCGGACCGAACGGCGCCGGGAAGACCACGACGATCCGGCTGCTCGCCGGGCTCATCCGCCCGACCTCCGGATCCGCGATCGTGTTCGGCTTCGACGCCTCCGACCAGTACGACGCACTGCAGCGACGTATCGGCTATCTCCCTGGCGACTTCGTGGCCTACCCGGACCTCACCGGTGCGCAGTACCTGGACTACTTCGCCCATCTGTACGGCGGAGTGGAGCGGACCCGGATCGACCTACTGGCCAAGCGGTTCGACCTGGATCTCGACGTCCGGATCGGTGCGTTGTCGCGCGGCAACCGGCAGAAGGTCGGCATCGTGCAGGCCTTCATGCACGACCCCGAACTGCTCATTCTCGACGAGCCGACGACCGGGCTGGACCCGTTGATGCAACGCGAGTTCCGTGAGCTGTTACGAGAGACGCGGGACGCGGGGCGGACCGTCTTCCTCTCGTCGCACGTCTTGTCGGAGGTCGAGGCGGTCGCCGACACCGTCGCGATCCTGCGCGCGGGCCGGCTGGTCACCGTCCAATCGGTGCAGGCGCTGCGCGACAGGGCCCGACGCCGGCTCGACCTGACGTTCGCCACGACCCCGCCGACGGACCTCGTTCGGGCCGTAGCGGGTGTGGAGCAGGTGTCGATCGACGGCCGGGTCGCCCACGTCGTCGTCACCGGATCGACGGCCGAGCTGATCAAGACGGTCGCGGCGTACGGCGTGACGAACGTCGTCAGCCACGAGGCGGACCTCGAAGCCGCGTTCCTCGACTACTACGACGGACAGGAGTGA
- a CDS encoding FMN-binding protein, whose protein sequence is MKRGIKLLMTAVTTAVVAVAFRASVQPATTGGQAAVVSSEPSRPTAASPPKSTRPTAAHRSTAPRSRPSAPATSSIVVAGGVVDTQYGPVQVEITVRGGRITKAHALQHPSGGGETDQINSYAVPQLSQETLAAQSSHIDTVSGATFTSDGYRRSLQSALDAAHQAGAR, encoded by the coding sequence GTGAAGCGTGGGATCAAGCTGCTGATGACGGCGGTGACCACAGCGGTCGTCGCGGTCGCGTTCCGGGCGAGCGTGCAACCGGCCACGACCGGCGGACAGGCTGCTGTGGTCAGTTCCGAGCCGTCGAGGCCCACGGCTGCATCGCCGCCGAAGTCCACCCGACCGACGGCCGCGCACCGCAGCACGGCACCGCGATCACGGCCGAGCGCTCCGGCGACCTCCTCGATTGTTGTGGCGGGCGGTGTCGTCGACACGCAGTACGGGCCGGTGCAGGTCGAGATCACGGTGCGCGGTGGGCGGATCACCAAGGCACATGCCCTGCAGCACCCGAGCGGAGGGGGCGAGACCGACCAGATCAACAGCTACGCGGTCCCACAGCTCAGCCAGGAGACCCTGGCGGCGCAGAGTTCGCACATCGACACGGTGTCCGGGGCAACGTTCACCTCCGACGGGTACCGCCGGTCGCTGCAGTCGGCGCTCGATGCCGCGCACCAGGCCGGTGCGCGATGA
- a CDS encoding FMN-binding protein, with protein MTSHSARLRRNLAVGGSTGVLLVLLFVYPTSRNVVSNPSVPSATPGVVSTSPGTGELTVNGTSEGTRYGPVQVRITVRGHRLITVTAVVYPSSGGRDREISSFALPQLEQEAIAAQSARIDTVSGATFTSDGYRRSLQSALDAAHFRAAG; from the coding sequence ATGACGTCGCATTCGGCGCGGTTGCGGCGCAACCTCGCCGTGGGCGGAAGTACCGGCGTACTGCTGGTGCTGTTGTTCGTCTACCCGACGAGCCGGAACGTTGTCTCGAACCCATCGGTGCCCTCGGCAACACCCGGAGTCGTCAGTACGTCGCCGGGCACCGGTGAGCTGACCGTGAACGGGACATCGGAGGGAACGCGGTACGGGCCGGTGCAGGTCCGGATCACGGTGCGCGGCCACCGACTCATCACGGTTACCGCTGTCGTCTACCCGTCGTCCGGCGGGCGGGACCGGGAGATCAGCTCGTTCGCGCTGCCGCAGCTGGAGCAGGAGGCGATCGCGGCTCAGAGCGCCCGGATCGACACGGTGTCGGGGGCAACGTTCACCTCCGACGGCTACCGCCGCTCCCTGCAGTCCGCACTGGACGCCGCACACTTCCGGGCGGCGGGCTGA
- a CDS encoding FAD:protein FMN transferase, whose protein sequence is MESRRSWVEHIMGLPISVLARGDGADSGRADAAVRDVFAELTEADRVFSPYKAGSAVSLLARGELTWDRVDPVVREVAERCAVARESTDGLFDADVPGGTWDPSGLVKGWAVEQAGERLREVVDVDWCLNAGGDVLVVCPSGEPFTVGIQDPRDPGRVVASVPRIGGAVATSGTAARGPHLYDPRTGQSVASRWLSVSVSGPSLECADVLATAAFVAGDDWPKMLLAGYEGLGVLADGNLSATAGWGRL, encoded by the coding sequence ATGGAGTCGCGGCGGAGTTGGGTCGAGCACATCATGGGGCTGCCCATCAGTGTGCTCGCCCGCGGGGACGGCGCCGATTCCGGGCGGGCAGACGCCGCGGTGCGGGACGTCTTCGCCGAGCTGACCGAGGCTGATCGGGTGTTCTCGCCGTACAAGGCCGGCAGTGCGGTGAGTCTGCTCGCGCGGGGCGAGCTGACTTGGGATCGTGTCGATCCGGTGGTGCGGGAGGTCGCGGAGCGGTGTGCTGTCGCGCGGGAGTCGACCGATGGGCTCTTCGATGCGGACGTGCCCGGCGGCACGTGGGATCCTTCCGGACTGGTGAAGGGCTGGGCGGTTGAGCAGGCTGGCGAGCGGTTGCGGGAGGTCGTCGACGTGGACTGGTGCCTGAACGCGGGCGGCGACGTGCTGGTGGTGTGCCCGAGCGGCGAGCCGTTCACCGTGGGCATCCAGGATCCGCGAGATCCGGGCAGGGTCGTCGCGAGCGTGCCACGAATCGGCGGAGCGGTGGCGACGAGCGGGACCGCGGCGCGCGGCCCGCACCTGTACGACCCACGGACCGGACAGTCGGTGGCGAGCCGATGGTTGTCGGTATCGGTCAGCGGCCCGTCCCTGGAGTGCGCCGACGTGCTGGCGACTGCGGCTTTCGTCGCCGGTGACGACTGGCCCAAGATGTTGCTTGCGGGGTACGAAGGGCTCGGTGTTCTTGCCGATGGCAACCTGTCCGCGACGGCCGGCTGGGGCCGGCTGTGA
- a CDS encoding sensor histidine kinase translates to MTGRPIGDEVLVRRAARGVAVQAAALVALAMLLLIALVTLVVVRGQAGAADDLLRSAVATADDVGDPPAGTWLVLTGPSGTTSSPGLPSELLPELAALRARATAQVGLITVENDDGEYRIASGLVEGKRVQAVLNLAAAHKDRARLLQAMGSAAVLGLLLAGLLGVLIGRRAVRPLAQALTLQRAFVADAGHELRTPLTLLSTRAQVLGRALRRTGANDEIVGDADGVVADTRRLAEVVDDLLAAADPRGTDNHEPVDLVRIARDVADAAGAHAEQTGVRLRWAADTDTARALGSPSAIRRATIALVDNAIDHTPPGGEVRIAVRRQRGDVVLAVRDSGPGIGPEAAQRVLRRFDSSGHRAGRRHYGLGLALAHDVANRLGGQLRLAPSEIGATFELVLPVIAEGGPRND, encoded by the coding sequence GTGACCGGCCGTCCGATCGGTGACGAGGTGCTCGTACGTCGCGCCGCGCGCGGTGTCGCCGTGCAGGCAGCCGCCTTGGTCGCGCTGGCGATGTTGCTCTTGATCGCTCTGGTCACCCTGGTGGTCGTCCGGGGGCAGGCCGGTGCAGCGGACGATCTGCTCCGGTCCGCGGTCGCCACGGCTGACGACGTGGGCGATCCGCCGGCCGGGACTTGGTTGGTCCTGACCGGTCCGTCCGGGACGACCAGCTCACCTGGACTGCCTTCGGAGCTACTGCCCGAGCTGGCGGCGCTCCGGGCGCGCGCCACCGCACAGGTCGGGTTGATCACGGTCGAGAACGACGACGGCGAGTACCGCATTGCGAGTGGTCTCGTTGAGGGCAAGCGGGTGCAGGCCGTCCTCAACCTGGCGGCTGCGCACAAGGACCGTGCGAGGTTGCTGCAGGCGATGGGGTCTGCTGCGGTGCTCGGTCTGCTGCTGGCCGGCCTGCTGGGCGTGCTGATCGGACGGCGCGCCGTACGGCCGCTCGCGCAGGCGCTGACGTTGCAGCGCGCGTTCGTCGCCGACGCGGGGCATGAGCTGCGGACGCCGCTGACGTTACTGAGCACACGAGCGCAGGTCCTCGGGCGGGCCTTGCGTCGCACCGGTGCCAATGACGAGATCGTGGGCGACGCAGACGGTGTTGTCGCGGACACGCGCCGGCTCGCGGAGGTCGTCGACGACCTCCTGGCCGCGGCTGATCCGCGCGGCACCGACAACCACGAGCCGGTCGATCTGGTCCGGATCGCTCGGGACGTGGCCGATGCCGCAGGAGCTCATGCGGAGCAGACTGGAGTGCGGCTGCGCTGGGCCGCCGACACCGACACTGCGCGGGCCCTCGGTTCACCGAGTGCGATCCGGCGCGCGACGATCGCGCTGGTCGACAACGCGATCGACCACACGCCGCCCGGCGGCGAGGTCCGGATCGCCGTACGACGGCAGCGCGGCGACGTGGTCCTCGCGGTCAGAGACTCGGGTCCCGGGATCGGTCCCGAGGCGGCGCAGCGGGTCCTGCGCCGCTTCGACTCCAGCGGTCACCGCGCCGGACGCCGGCACTACGGCCTCGGTCTGGCGCTGGCGCATGACGTCGCGAACCGGCTCGGCGGGCAGCTCCGGCTCGCCCCGAGCGAGATCGGCGCAACGTTCGAGCTCGTCCTGCCGGTCATCGCGGAAGGCGGTCCAAGGAACGACTAA
- a CDS encoding response regulator transcription factor has translation MTSSILLVEDDADLARLLDRVLTDEGYAVTRAGDGHTGLHLALTRPVDAMIVDRGLPAVEGLDLIARLRSRGVGTPILVLSARNSTEDRVEGLDAGAEDYLTKPFELTELLARVRALLRRHLDHAVQLAVPGGSLDLATRTVRRTDEVPAELSEREAALLGLLAARPGAVFSRAELLDRVFGDAESETVVDTYVHYCRRKLGRGVISTVRGLGYRLGKL, from the coding sequence GTGACGTCGAGCATCCTGCTGGTCGAGGACGACGCAGATCTGGCCCGGCTGCTCGACCGCGTGCTCACTGACGAGGGGTACGCCGTGACACGGGCGGGCGACGGACACACCGGCCTGCACCTTGCCCTCACGCGACCGGTCGACGCGATGATCGTCGACCGCGGCCTGCCGGCCGTCGAAGGCCTCGATCTGATCGCGCGGCTACGGAGCCGCGGCGTCGGTACGCCGATCCTGGTGCTCTCTGCCCGCAACAGCACGGAGGACCGGGTCGAGGGCCTCGATGCCGGGGCCGAGGACTACCTGACCAAGCCGTTCGAGCTCACCGAACTGCTCGCGCGCGTCCGCGCGCTGCTCCGACGTCACCTGGATCACGCTGTCCAGCTCGCCGTACCGGGTGGCTCGCTGGACCTCGCGACGCGGACGGTACGACGGACCGACGAGGTGCCCGCGGAACTGTCGGAGCGGGAGGCAGCCCTGCTCGGACTGCTGGCGGCACGACCTGGTGCAGTGTTCAGCCGGGCCGAACTGCTCGATCGGGTGTTCGGCGACGCCGAGTCGGAAACGGTCGTCGACACATATGTCCACTACTGCCGGCGGAAGCTCGGGCGGGGCGTGATCAGCACGGTTCGTGGGCTCGGGTACCGGCTGGGGAAGCTGTGA
- a CDS encoding CBS domain-containing protein → MMRHFLTVSDVMTKDVVTVEKDTPFKAVAATLAEHHISAVPVRDMFGRVVGVVSETDLLRKEEFQRSPRRTYHFTHRAAHSKAEALTAEQLMTSPAVTVEGGCALDEAARLMAARGITRLVVTDGDKLIGIVARSDLLSAYLASDQETLARVRRDVIDRHLWDDPRAVDVSVVEGVVTLTGQVEKRSTAAFAEHLVAGVDGVVAVHNQLTWAFDDTARSPGGVFY, encoded by the coding sequence ATGATGCGCCACTTCCTGACCGTCTCCGACGTGATGACCAAGGACGTCGTCACCGTCGAGAAGGACACGCCGTTCAAGGCCGTTGCCGCGACCCTTGCCGAGCATCACATCAGCGCAGTACCGGTCCGCGACATGTTCGGCAGGGTGGTCGGTGTGGTGTCCGAAACGGACCTCCTGCGCAAGGAGGAGTTCCAGCGGTCACCGCGGCGTACATACCACTTCACACACCGCGCGGCCCACTCGAAGGCAGAGGCGTTGACCGCCGAACAACTGATGACCAGCCCCGCCGTGACCGTAGAAGGCGGCTGCGCCCTGGACGAGGCCGCACGGTTGATGGCGGCTCGCGGGATCACCCGCCTGGTCGTGACCGACGGCGACAAGCTGATCGGGATCGTGGCGCGCTCCGATCTACTCAGCGCATATCTCGCCTCGGACCAGGAGACTCTCGCCCGGGTACGGCGTGACGTCATCGATCGTCATCTGTGGGACGATCCACGCGCTGTGGACGTCTCGGTGGTGGAGGGCGTCGTGACGCTGACAGGACAGGTGGAGAAGCGCAGCACCGCTGCGTTCGCCGAACACCTCGTGGCAGGCGTCGACGGTGTCGTCGCCGTCCACAACCAGCTGACCTGGGCCTTCGACGACACAGCGCGCTCTCCGGGTGGGGTCTTCTACTGA
- a CDS encoding ferredoxin reductase family protein, with translation MTHGGPAREAIRPRTMHARRRPRPTPAWWRDIAGVLCWASVLVVVALWVSGRGFQTLVTGRADLLTSLGRLSGLVAADLLLVQVFLMARVPMIERSYGQDELARRHRLVGFWSFNLLLLHIVLILAGYTLRDHNNLLRETWAVVTTYGGMLLAVAASVALTVVVLTSIKATRKALRYESWHLLHLYAYVGVGLSVPHEIWSGADFTTARVARLYWWSVYGVALGAIVVYRLALPLWRTLRHGLTVREVIPETPDVVTVLLGGRGLHRMPVRAGQYFVFRFLDGPGWSRGNPYSLSASPAPDRLRVTAKSAGDGSSRLARLRPGTRVAVEGPYGRLTAERRVTGHVAMFACGIGITPLRALLEELDYRPGDATLVYRAHSVADLVFRAELEQLAGRRGITLHYLLGPRLRARVSWLPEGGAWFSSDADAVRRMVPEVSQYDVYVCGPDRWMDAMCAAVLAAGVPAGQLHQERFSW, from the coding sequence ATGACGCACGGCGGACCAGCACGAGAGGCGATTCGGCCGCGGACGATGCACGCCCGGCGGCGACCGCGCCCGACTCCGGCGTGGTGGCGCGATATCGCCGGGGTGTTGTGCTGGGCCAGCGTGCTGGTGGTTGTCGCGCTGTGGGTTTCGGGGCGTGGGTTCCAGACGCTTGTCACTGGGCGGGCCGACTTGCTCACCTCGCTCGGGCGGCTGTCCGGGCTGGTGGCCGCGGATCTGTTGCTGGTGCAGGTGTTCCTGATGGCGCGAGTGCCGATGATCGAGCGGAGCTACGGCCAGGACGAGCTCGCGCGCCGGCATCGGCTGGTCGGATTCTGGTCGTTCAACCTCCTCCTGCTGCACATCGTCTTGATCCTCGCCGGATACACGCTGCGCGATCACAACAACCTGCTGCGTGAGACATGGGCGGTCGTCACGACGTACGGCGGGATGCTGCTCGCGGTCGCGGCGAGTGTCGCACTGACGGTCGTGGTGCTGACGTCGATCAAGGCGACGCGGAAGGCACTGCGGTACGAGTCGTGGCACCTGCTCCACCTGTATGCGTACGTCGGGGTCGGGCTGTCGGTTCCCCACGAGATCTGGAGCGGTGCGGACTTCACGACCGCGCGCGTGGCGCGCCTCTACTGGTGGTCGGTGTACGGCGTCGCGCTCGGTGCGATCGTCGTGTACCGACTCGCGCTGCCGCTGTGGCGGACGCTTCGGCACGGGCTCACCGTGCGGGAAGTGATCCCCGAAACACCGGACGTCGTGACAGTGCTGCTCGGCGGCCGAGGGCTGCACCGGATGCCGGTCCGGGCAGGCCAGTACTTCGTGTTCCGGTTCCTCGACGGTCCGGGCTGGTCGCGGGGCAACCCGTACTCGTTGTCGGCGTCACCGGCGCCCGATCGGCTCCGGGTGACTGCGAAGTCCGCGGGCGACGGCAGCAGCCGGCTCGCCAGGTTGCGGCCAGGGACGCGGGTGGCGGTCGAGGGGCCGTACGGCCGGCTCACCGCGGAGCGGCGGGTCACCGGCCACGTCGCGATGTTTGCCTGCGGCATCGGAATTACCCCGCTGCGCGCACTGCTCGAGGAACTCGACTACCGGCCTGGCGACGCGACGCTCGTGTACCGCGCCCACAGCGTGGCGGACCTGGTCTTCCGCGCCGAGCTCGAGCAGTTGGCCGGTCGTCGCGGCATCACCCTCCACTACCTGCTCGGCCCGCGATTGCGTGCCCGGGTGTCGTGGTTGCCCGAGGGTGGTGCGTGGTTCTCGTCCGATGCGGACGCCGTACGGCGCATGGTTCCCGAGGTCTCGCAGTACGACGTCTATGTCTGCGGACCGGACCGCTGGATGGATGCCATGTGCGCGGCTGTTCTCGCGGCCGGGGTGCCGGCGGGCCAGCTGCATCAGGAACGGTTCTCGTGGTGA
- a CDS encoding ABC transporter permease subunit: MFRNVYLKSLYDARRGLIGWSIAIAVLVLLESALWPSVRDMPDLAELYKSFPEQLRKFFNLEAMTTGVGFLNAELFTLLLPSLFLVYGIGHGARTIAGEEERGTLELLLVTPVSGARVIIDKALALLTSIAVLGLALFTATIVGSLTFGLGISAADAASGVLAMTLLGLEYGVLALAVGALTGRRATAIALSASAATAAYVVYAAGLILPRFDSWQPYSPIYQAFHNGPLGAGLQLSYLWLLAGSALLVALALPTLDGRDISTAHGG; encoded by the coding sequence GTGTTCCGCAACGTCTACCTCAAGTCGCTGTACGACGCGCGCCGCGGGCTGATCGGCTGGTCAATCGCGATCGCCGTACTGGTGCTGCTGGAGTCCGCACTCTGGCCGTCGGTCCGGGACATGCCCGACCTGGCGGAGCTGTACAAGTCGTTCCCCGAGCAGTTGCGCAAGTTCTTCAACCTGGAGGCGATGACCACCGGCGTCGGCTTCCTCAATGCCGAGCTCTTCACTTTGCTGCTGCCCAGCCTGTTCCTCGTCTACGGCATCGGCCACGGCGCACGGACGATCGCCGGCGAGGAGGAACGTGGAACGCTCGAACTGTTGCTCGTCACCCCCGTCTCCGGCGCCCGCGTCATCATCGACAAGGCGCTCGCGCTGCTGACGTCGATCGCGGTCCTCGGGCTCGCTCTCTTCACCGCCACGATCGTCGGCAGCTTGACCTTCGGCCTCGGCATCTCCGCAGCCGACGCCGCCAGCGGGGTGCTCGCGATGACATTGCTCGGCCTCGAGTACGGCGTACTGGCCCTGGCCGTCGGCGCCCTCACCGGCCGCCGCGCTACCGCCATCGCCCTCTCGGCGTCCGCAGCGACCGCGGCCTACGTCGTGTACGCCGCCGGCCTCATCCTGCCGCGCTTCGACTCCTGGCAGCCTTACTCCCCCATCTACCAGGCCTTCCACAACGGACCTCTCGGCGCCGGCCTCCAACTGAGCTACCTCTGGCTCCTCGCCGGCTCCGCACTACTGGTCGCCCTGGCCCTCCCAACCCTGGACGGCCGCGACATCTCAACCGCCCACGGCGGGTGA